The DNA sequence GAGCAGTGAGCTGTTGTGGAAAAACCGCACGATGTTGCCCACCAGCGGGTGGTGGCGATTGATCGGGAAGGCCAGCCCGGCCATCTCGTCTTTCAGGGCGCGACGGGTGGTATCGTTGACTGGCAAGACGTCGATCAGTCGCAGGTCGAAGGACTTCTGGATGTCGTTGGTCAGGTAATGGCCGATGAACACCGGCAGGATCTGCGCGATGCATTCGCGATCCGCATCGCTCGCGGTGTGCCAGTAGATGCGCACCATCCGCGCCCAGAAACTCGAGTGCCGGCCCTCGTCGAGCAAGTGGTCTGCCATCAGGCCCTTGATCGACGGCTTGACCGTGTCGTCCCGTGCAAATGCCGCGACATCGCCGGTCACCGTATTTTCAGCGATGGCCACGCAGATCAGTTCCACGGCGCTGCGCAGGTGTTGCGGGGCCAGTTCGACGGCGGCCGGAATCGCCCTGCTCAGTTCGATTTCATTCGGCAACTCGATGGGCTCGATGCCGGTCATGGCCACGGTCTGCTGCATGAAATCCATCGCCACCAGCGCGTGGTAATCCTCGTCCACCACCACGGTCATGGCGTCGTAGCGGCAGGCGAACGGGAAGGCCACGGCGAAGCGGTTCTTGGCGATGCTGCGGGCGGTCTTGTCGACGATCTCGGTTTCGAAAATCACCACGTCGTTGATGAATTTGTACAGCGTCTGCACCAGGGCGAAATCACGTTGTTCCGGGCACTCGCGCAGGAAGGTTTCGCTGAGCACCAACGGCTGGCGGCTGAGCGGATAGATCAGCCGCGCGTCA is a window from the Pseudomonas gozinkensis genome containing:
- a CDS encoding diiron oxygenase, encoding MNAADYQSFADAWESRATIRTRPRRVLEDDARLIYPLSRQPLVLSETFLRECPEQRDFALVQTLYKFINDVVIFETEIVDKTARSIAKNRFAVAFPFACRYDAMTVVVDEDYHALVAMDFMQQTVAMTGIEPIELPNEIELSRAIPAAVELAPQHLRSAVELICVAIAENTVTGDVAAFARDDTVKPSIKGLMADHLLDEGRHSSFWARMVRIYWHTASDADRECIAQILPVFIGHYLTNDIQKSFDLRLIDVLPVNDTTRRALKDEMAGLAFPINRHHPLVGNIVRFFHNSSLLDTPCVQHALRDYLV